A region from the Aegilops tauschii subsp. strangulata cultivar AL8/78 chromosome 5, Aet v6.0, whole genome shotgun sequence genome encodes:
- the LOC109769121 gene encoding uncharacterized protein, giving the protein MAKARRRRVPAFGEWNYNYHHDEPQATAALPPAVVAPAACYATPEAEACSDVWFRYSPPPRNPTATPKKQARRRPEGDVPRERSKSGGSRRVVRPVDGDLYQVPPPKLASHRRPTKTGGLWMGCLGLSSCVH; this is encoded by the exons ATGGCG AAAGCGAGGAGGCGTCGCGTGCCGGCGTTCGGGGAGTGGAACTACAACTACCACCACGACGAGCCGCAGGCGACGGCGGCACTTCCGCCGGCCGTTGTTGCACCGGCCGCGTGCTACGCCACGCCTGAGGCGGAGGCCTGCAGCGACGTGTGGTTCAGGTACTCACCGCCCCCGCGCAATCCCACGGCCACGCCCAAGAAGCAGGCTAGGCGGCGGCCCGAGGGCGACGTGCCCCGGGAGCGTTCCAAGAGCGGCGGCTCCAGGCGGGTGGTGCGGCCGGTCGACGGGGACCTGTACCAGGTGCCACCGCCGAAGCTCGCCTCCCACCGGCGGCCAACCAAG ACGGGGGGCCTGTGGATGGGATGCCTGGGCCTCAGCTCATGCGTCCACTGA